CCGCCGATACCCAGGATCCAGTACTTCAAGATGTCACGCGGCCACAAGGTGGAGCTGCGCATCGAGTCGTCGCTGCTGGTCTACTACTTCCACGTGGAGGTGCGCTCCCACATCGGCCGCTTCTTCGCGCCCCGCAAGCTCGGCctctggcagtggcagaaggtGGAGAAGATAATGGAGACGAACAGCGGGCGGAGCAAACTGTAGGTCACCCACCCACGGCCCAGTCGGCACCAATCGATGATTCCATTCCCTTACCTAATTCCAACCCACAGCACGGATGTCTTCTTCAACATGCGCCCGGGTCGCTGGTACCAGGTGCGGGTGGCGGCAGTTAATGCGTTTGGCTTCCGCGGCTACTCCCAGCCCACGCGCCCCTTCTCCTCGACTGGCAGTAAGTGTGGCCATAATCCCATCACGCCATCCCCCCTCGGCTAATGCTAATGGTTGTTCTCACAGATCCGAAGCCACCCAAAGCCCCCAACGATTCGAAGATTATATCCAAGCAGTACGATGGACGCTTCATGAACGCCAAGCTGGTGTGGTGCCCCTCCAAGTCGAATCTGCCCGTGGAAAAGTACAAGATCATTTGGTCGCTCTATGTGAACAGTGCAGAGGCCTCGATGATCACCCAGGACACATATGTGAAGGATGTAAGTCTGCCCAAAACACGACTCCAGCTCGCCAAAGTTCCTGTTTAATAATTCTTGTCATGCTACCCCCACAGTCGCACCAGTTCGAGATCAGGAAACTGTTGCCCAACTCCTCGTACTACATACAGGTGCAGGCCATTTCCTACAGCGGCTCCCGTCGCCTGAAATCCGACAAGAAGTCGTTGCTGTTCAACACCACGCTGCAGTCCCTCGAGCCCTATGCTCCACTGCAGTGCTCCTCGCACAGCTTTAAGCGCAAGTATCATCACAtcaccagctccagctccaccaccagcaccagcacggAGAGAACTTCCACGCCGGTCAACATCAATGAAGTTGCACCCGTCGTGAATCGGACCAGCGCCGCTGCCACCTCGCATGATGTGCGTTTCCGGCTGAACCGGAAATTCGGCATGATTGTGCAGATTTTGGGATTCCAGCCACACAAGGAGAAGTAAGCGATGCTCTCATGCTGTGCTCGTGTGCCCGTGCTCTCCGTACACATGTTATGCAATGATTTTTGTAAACATTTCTgccccaaaaaacaaaaaaaaaaaaacactttctGATGCCGCATTCGATTACAGGGTCTATGAACTGTGTCCCCAGGAAACCAACTGCGAACAGCGCGAGTTCAGTGCGATTCGAGCCAAAGTAAGTACCGTACCCGCACTCCaaccacacccacacacacacacagacacaagcAATGCTGACGGCTGCCACGAGCCACAGCAAGCCACCGCTAGCCGGGTTCGTGCCATTCGGAAGCCAGCCGCCCCCATCGATGGCCAGCCCAGTGATTAGCACATTGCCTATAAGTATTTCTTACATGGCAGAATTCATGTTCGTTGGCGTTGGACACGTTTTTACAGCGCCACGTACGTGGTTTAATTGTTGTTAGGAAATTCGATCCTAAAGGTCTAGGTGGAAGGGACAAAGATCAAGGATTTGCACAGAACCCAAAATAACCCAAATAAATACGATATTTTTGGCATTCTTTTGCAGAAAGATTCTCTGGAGTTCAGCAAGCTCAAATACAACACCACGTACGTGCTGAAGGCCCTGCGATCCAATCCAAACTCTGTGCTGGACGAAACGAGGAATGTATTCACCTTCACAACGCCCAAGTGTGAGAATTTCCGCAAGAGTTTTCCCAAGCTGGTAATCAAGTGCGGCGGCGAGTAAGCAACGCCTCAGCCAGAGTAAGCGATGGAGAGAGTTCAGACGCACCCCCCCAGACCATGAGATTATACTAGATTGTAAATAATTGTATGTAAAACTTAACTTTTTACTTATTGTTAGACCTAAGCACACCACATACAAACTGAACAAAGATCCCTCTCTCGATCTCTATGTGAAGAGGTCCTTGAACTGCTGCAGATCCTGCTCCATCGTATGTTTCCCACCGGAGGAGGAGGCCCCCACCAGTTTGCAATCCTCCAGGCGTATGTTGTGTTCCAGCAGCGCCGCTATCAGTCGCGTGGTGTATAGCACGGGTCCTCCAACTAAATGCAAGAAATCGTAGTGCTTTTCCCGCCTTGTACTAAACAGAATGCGTTTTGACACAAAGTCTCCGTAGTTACTGATTCGTCCCACACAGACGTAACGCTGAAGCGACGAGGCATATACCTCAATGACCGCACGCAGGCTTTCCGACGGAGTTAGGCTTGCCGCTGGCGCATACACAATGCGAAAGGGCAGGTCTAGGGCCTTGTAGAAGTCGATGGCAAGGCTCAGGATATGTTCCAGCTGAGCGTTTGCTTCGTCCGCCGTTTGGGTGGCCACAAAGCTTTGCACAGCATTCGTTTGGGTGGCTGTATAGAGACTGGGAGTGGGTCCGTAATGCTGAGCTTCGGCGCGATTGTAGCTGCGTCCACAGCAGACATAGCGCAGGGGCAGCACGGAGGGGTAGACGCAGAGTTTAGTCATGGCCCCCAGATAGCTCTCGAAAGCGGCACCACCAGTCAGGTAAGCAGTATTTATCTTGTTTTGGAGATGCTCCTCCCTGACCATGTGATAGTCGGCCAAAGGCGTGGCGTTGGCCTCCAAAAGAACACAGCGCACAAAGTCCGGATTGGCGGTTTGAACAAAGTCTCCTTTGGTGACGAAATAGCGGCCCAACGACTGCATGGCATTGACATCAAAATGAGCTGCCTGCTCCATCATGTAATAGCGATTATTATCCACAAAGTGAATAAGATCTTTCCGTTCTAAATGGGATGGTACGTTGCTAGTGCTGCCCGGCAGGCTATGACGATAGAGCAGTACCTCCTGGTCTCCAGTGGGACACTGGGCATGCAGACGATTGGGTAAATGCAGAAAATCATGTATAAAATCATCCTCGATGGGGTAAAGTGCCTGTTTGAGGGCTTTCAAATCGTTGCGCAACGTTTTTCCCTGCTCTTTGAGCTCTTCAATCTGCTGCTCGCTGCCTCCCTTTTTGGTTAGTTCTTTGAGATTTTTGGTGACTGCCTCACGCTCTCCCACCACCCTCTGGAGTTGCTCATGGTGTGTCTGGTACTTTTGGTACTTGCGGAACACACTTTCCAGACTGATGTCCAGGCCACGGCTGGCGATACTCTGCTCCAAAGACGCGGCCTCGTCGAAGGTTCCGGCGAAGTCCAAATACGGCTGCAATGTCGCATAGTTTTCGTTCGCCTTGTCGCCGGTTATGTAAAGAGCGGAGATTTTCCTGATGGAACCCTTTTGAGCCGCACGGCAGCTTCTTAAAACAATTTGAAGGCCTAACATTACTTTAGCGGCGGAAGACAAGCAATTTTCACAACAAAACAATCCCATCAGCTGTTGGCAGTGATGCCAGATAGGGTGGTTTCCGTTGAGGGTACTCCAACAAACTGTCATTTCACTTGAAattgccagttcatacaaagAATATGTTCCAAACGAATCTATGTCGTTCGGCTCGCGCCGCGTCATCATGAGCCCCTCAGCTTATTTCCATGAGATATGTCCTCTCGTATGCAGCCGTATCCGTATGGTCTGCATGTCCGAGTTTTTCTTGATAGGATAGCTATCAATGTCCCCTCTCCCACCAAACCAAGTGCACACCAAATTGCAATTATATAGCCGAGTACGACTggttttatttaaaaaaaaaggaaatattaaaaatacatATTTCTTATCCAAAATTAATATCACAATTGATCCCCTTGACACATTGCGCTATTCAAAACCTCCCCGTAG
This region of Drosophila miranda strain MSH22 chromosome 2, D.miranda_PacBio2.1, whole genome shotgun sequence genomic DNA includes:
- the LOC108157083 gene encoding anosmin-1; translation: MEVHSLKAALLALLLLLLLLGHCSPSATASHQVQRQRAPWLHDSIDIKDKIIELQCLARCGSTTSTRAERERCLDQCILELLRAPRAGSCPPLGRQTRPRLSCLDNCVYDHDCADVQKCCVSACGPVCVDPVGVRNDTELPPIPRIQYFKMSRGHKVELRIESSLLVYYFHVEVRSHIGRFFAPRKLGLWQWQKVEKIMETNSGRSKLTDVFFNMRPGRWYQVRVAAVNAFGFRGYSQPTRPFSSTGNPKPPKAPNDSKIISKQYDGRFMNAKLVWCPSKSNLPVEKYKIIWSLYVNSAEASMITQDTYVKDSHQFEIRKLLPNSSYYIQVQAISYSGSRRLKSDKKSLLFNTTLQSLEPYAPLQCSSHSFKRKYHHITSSSSTTSTSTERTSTPVNINEVAPVVNRTSAAATSHDVRFRLNRKFGMIVQILGFQPHKEKVYELCPQETNCEQREFSAIRAKKDSLEFSKLKYNTTYVLKALRSNPNSVLDETRNVFTFTTPKCENFRKSFPKLVIKCGGE
- the LOC108157084 gene encoding serine--tRNA synthetase-like protein Slimp → MGLFCCENCLSSAAKVMLGLQIVLRSCRAAQKGSIRKISALYITGDKANENYATLQPYLDFAGTFDEAASLEQSIASRGLDISLESVFRKYQKYQTHHEQLQRVVGEREAVTKNLKELTKKGGSEQQIEELKEQGKTLRNDLKALKQALYPIEDDFIHDFLHLPNRLHAQCPTGDQEVLLYRHSLPGSTSNVPSHLERKDLIHFVDNNRYYMMEQAAHFDVNAMQSLGRYFVTKGDFVQTANPDFVRCVLLEANATPLADYHMVREEHLQNKINTAYLTGGAAFESYLGAMTKLCVYPSVLPLRYVCCGRSYNRAEAQHYGPTPSLYTATQTNAVQSFVATQTADEANAQLEHILSLAIDFYKALDLPFRIVYAPAASLTPSESLRAVIEVYASSLQRYVCVGRISNYGDFVSKRILFSTRREKHYDFLHLVGGPVLYTTRLIAALLEHNIRLEDCKLVGASSSGGKHTMEQDLQQFKDLFT